CAACCACCTTTATTTCTCCAAACTCACTTTAGGCAGGCATATATCGCTAATATCCCCCTGCAAACTGAGCTGAAGTTGAAGACACAATTTATAGTAAAAATGTGGAAGGGTTGCCTTTGTTACAGATTTTGTAACGATATCTGCAACTTGTGAACTGAAGGGTATATGTTTAGTAATCAGAAACCCAAGTCAACTCTTTCTCGCACATAGTGATAATCCAACTCTATATGTTTGATGCGAGCATGAAAACAGGGTTAATAGTCATATACAATGCACTcaaattatcataaaataaaactgGAGTTGAAGACAAAGTAATCTGTAGAtcactaaaaatatattaaagtcAAGTAAGAGACTGTATGTTGTTTCATAGCACATCAAGAGATGATATTTGTGCCTAGAAAAGTACAAAAACTTGTAGTTGAACGTCTGATTGTTGGACAACCTGCCCAATCTTCATCCGAATAGGCAGATAATTCTAACTTTGTATGAGACCGTAAATGTAAGCCTTGATCAATTGTGCCTTTGACATATCATAGTATCCAACGAACCAATTTAAGATGTGCTTCAGTTGGCGCATGCATAAACTGCGAAACAAAAATTCACACTAAAGGACAAATTTGGTCTTGTAAGTGTAAGATACTGCAAAGCTCCAATTACTCCTCGATAAAACATTGGATCATCAAGTAAAATAGAATCtgttggcttttttttttttttacctctaATGGGGTTGGCATTGGTTGGAAATCCACCATTTGAGCTCGTTCAAGGATGAAATGTGCATAATAAGTCTATGATAAATATAATCCAATACTTGTCGACGTGATCTCAACGCCTAGAAAATGATGCAGTGAACCTAAATCCTTCATGGAAAACTCTGCACTcacaaaattaacaaaattctgCACAAGACCAATATTTGAACCTACAAGCAACATATTAACTACGCATACTAACAACACAAGTACACCATTAGTTGTATGTGAAATAATAAAGAAGGATTGGCAAGATTATAAAAGAAActattagaaaaaatatattttctcaaACGATCAAACCGTGCACAAGGCGCTTGCTTAAGGCCATACAAAGCACGTTGTAACTGACAAACATGAGTCAAAAACTTTGTATCAGACATTTCTGGTGGTtgttccatatatatatattttcagcaATATTTCTATGTAAAAAAGCATTCTCAACATCAAGTTGATGTATATGCCAACTTAATTAATGCAACAGTCGACAACAATCAAATAGTTCTATGTTTAACAATAGGTAAGGTTTTTATATAGCCTACACCGTCTAATTGATGACATCCCTTGGCCACAAGATACGCTTTTAATCTATCTAAAGTACTATCAGGCTTTAACTTAGATTTAAAGACCCATCTTGACCCAATCACATGCATGTCAGAAGTCCTAGTACTAAAGACCAAGTTTCATTTTTATGCTGAGCCTCTAACTCATCAACCATAGCTGCCTTCCAACCCGGATATAACAatgttgtttttatgttttcaggcTCACAAGGTATTGTGAGGGAAATTGAAACTACCAGACCATATTTTGAGTTAGATTTAAAAACTCCTACCTTAGACCTAGTTATCAAGGAATGATCAACAGCTTCCTATTGATCTTGCAACAATTCCAAATTATCATTACGTACCTGTATTGGCTGTTGAAGAGTTGTTACTTGCTGCTGATTTTCCACTGGTTCTGCACTCGAACTTGTCAACTCTCCTGGTTGCAAGGACCTTGTTGTTTTACAATCAAGTATTGAACTAGACACTTCCACTGTTGTTTCTGCAGAAGCCTCCATTGAACTTGCATTTCCTGCTGGAATCCATATTGCTGGAGATGAGGCAGCAGCAGAATCCACAACTGGTTCTGTATTTTCTGCTGGTTGCACTACTGCAGCATATGGAGATGAAGCAACAATTGATTCTTCACGGTCTGCAGGTATCTCCACCAGTTCTGCAGTTTCTGATTGCTCTTGTAATGCTGGTAACTGTGAGGATACAGTAGCAGCTAGTGAAGACAGTACAACAACTTGTGCTACTGCCTCACTGTTAGTTGTTGTTGCTAGAATTGTTTCCGGTGCTTGTACTGCTAACACAAGTGGCTGCACAAACTTCATCTGTCCTATGTCTTCAACAGGAAAAACACTAACTTGTGTCACATCCACTGAACTATTTGACAGAGGTATGGCTCCAAGAATGGAATCTCCTTGCTTTGCAATACCTAAAGCAGAGCCATTAGTTAATTTTAACCAATGATCACATAGTTTAACAACATGAGAATTAGAAGATAAAACAGttgattttttaaatggaaatattTTTTCATCAAACACCACATGTCTTGAAATAAAGATTTTTTTCATGTTTGGATGATAGCATTTATACCCTTTATGCTTGTCACTATGTCCTACAAAAACACATAAGATAGTCTTAGGATCAAACTTATGTGATTTAGTATCCCAAGTATAGGGAAAGCATTTTGATCCAAAGACACGTAGTGAAGAGTAATCTGAATTTTTACTATAACCGAAAATAAGGCATGTAAAACTTAAGTGCAGATGATGGTAACCTATTGAGCAAATACATTGCAATACTAAGTGGTTGAACCCACAAAAAAATGGAGCATGACTATGAAATAACATTGTCATACCTAGTTCTCCGATAACACGATATCGCCTTTCAACCATACCTTTTTGCTCTGGCATACATGGACATGACACTTGATGAACAATTCCTACCTTATGAAAAATGAGTTAACAAGTGAGAATTAATGAATTCTCCACTACCATcagaatgaaaaattttaattcatttatcaaACTGACGCAACACATATTGTTCAAAGGcaacataaacatcaagaaatctgatttatttttcaaaggTATAATCCATGTAATAGTCATCTACAAAACAAGCATAATACTTAAATTTTCCAATAGATAGAACTGAAGCAGGACTCtacaatttataataaattttatcaaaagcaCCTAAACCAGAACATGTAGATAAAGAAAATGGCAGTTTATTCAACTTTCCTAGCTGACAACTATCACATAAAAGATGTAATTTCAAAGATCCAATAAcatcaatcaatttttttatttcttaataacTTAACCGCTAATGCCTGAGGATGTCCTAAATGCTGATGCCAAAATTTTGTTGTACCCGCACGAAactgatttgaaaattttgcttTGGGTATATTAGGCAAAACATATAAGTATGCTTCTGTTTCCCTGTGATAAGAGGTTCCCCTGTTTTTCGTTCCTTTACACAAAACATAATATCAAAAAATTCACAGTGGGTACTGAGATGTTAATTGACTTAcagaaagtaaattttttttttcaaa
This sequence is a window from Manihot esculenta cultivar AM560-2 chromosome 4, M.esculenta_v8, whole genome shotgun sequence. Protein-coding genes within it:
- the LOC110613809 gene encoding uncharacterized protein LOC110613809 isoform X7: MTGIVHQVSCPCMPEQKGMVERRYRVIGELGIAKQGDSILGAIPLSNSSVDVTQVSVFPVEDIGQMKFVQPLVLAVQAPETILATTTNSEAVAQVVVLSSLAATVSSQLPALQEQSETAELVEIPADREESIVASSPYAAVVQPAENTEPVVDSAAASSPAIWIPAGNASSMEASAETTVEVSSSILDCKTTRSLQPGELTSSSAEPVENQQQVTTLQQPIQSFP
- the LOC110613809 gene encoding uncharacterized protein LOC110613809 isoform X8; protein product: MTGIAKQGDSILGAIPLSNSSVDVTQVSVFPVEDIGQMKFVQPLVLAVQAPETILATTTNSEAVAQVVVLSSLAATVSSQLPALQEQSETAELVEIPADREESIVASSPYAAVVQPAENTEPVVDSAAASSPAIWIPAGNASSMEASAETTVEVSSSILDCKTTRSLQPGELTSSSAEPVENQQQVTTLQQPIQSFP
- the LOC110613809 gene encoding uncharacterized protein LOC110613809 isoform X2, with the protein product MPEQKGMVERRYRVIGELGIAKQGDSILGAIPLSNSSVDVTQVSVFPVEDIGQMKFVQPLVLAVQAPETILATTTNSEAVAQVVVLSSLAATVSSQLPALQEQSETAELVEIPADREESIVASSPYAAVVQPAENTEPVVDSAAASSPAIWIPAGNASSMEASAETTVEVSSSILDCKTTRSLQPGELTSSSAEPVENQQQVTTLQQPIQLQRALYGLKQAPCARFDRLRKYIFSNSFFYNLANPSLLFHIQLMVYLCC
- the LOC110613809 gene encoding uncharacterized protein LOC110613809 isoform X3, with protein sequence MTGIVHQVSCPCMPEQKGIAKQGDSILGAIPLSNSSVDVTQVSVFPVEDIGQMKFVQPLVLAVQAPETILATTTNSEAVAQVVVLSSLAATVSSQLPALQEQSETAELVEIPADREESIVASSPYAAVVQPAENTEPVVDSAAASSPAIWIPAGNASSMEASAETTVEVSSSILDCKTTRSLQPGELTSSSAEPVENQQQVTTLQQPIQLQRALYGLKQAPCARFDRLRKYIFSNSFFYNLANPSLLFHIQLMVYLCC
- the LOC110613809 gene encoding uncharacterized protein LOC110613809 isoform X1, translating into MTGIVHQVSCPCMPEQKGMVERRYRVIGELGIAKQGDSILGAIPLSNSSVDVTQVSVFPVEDIGQMKFVQPLVLAVQAPETILATTTNSEAVAQVVVLSSLAATVSSQLPALQEQSETAELVEIPADREESIVASSPYAAVVQPAENTEPVVDSAAASSPAIWIPAGNASSMEASAETTVEVSSSILDCKTTRSLQPGELTSSSAEPVENQQQVTTLQQPIQLQRALYGLKQAPCARFDRLRKYIFSNSFFYNLANPSLLFHIQLMVYLCC
- the LOC110613809 gene encoding uncharacterized protein LOC110613809 isoform X4, which produces MPEQKGIAKQGDSILGAIPLSNSSVDVTQVSVFPVEDIGQMKFVQPLVLAVQAPETILATTTNSEAVAQVVVLSSLAATVSSQLPALQEQSETAELVEIPADREESIVASSPYAAVVQPAENTEPVVDSAAASSPAIWIPAGNASSMEASAETTVEVSSSILDCKTTRSLQPGELTSSSAEPVENQQQVTTLQQPIQLQRALYGLKQAPCARFDRLRKYIFSNSFFYNLANPSLLFHIQLMVYLCC
- the LOC110613809 gene encoding uncharacterized protein LOC110613809 isoform X5 gives rise to the protein MTGIAKQGDSILGAIPLSNSSVDVTQVSVFPVEDIGQMKFVQPLVLAVQAPETILATTTNSEAVAQVVVLSSLAATVSSQLPALQEQSETAELVEIPADREESIVASSPYAAVVQPAENTEPVVDSAAASSPAIWIPAGNASSMEASAETTVEVSSSILDCKTTRSLQPGELTSSSAEPVENQQQVTTLQQPIQLQRALYGLKQAPCARFDRLRKYIFSNSFFYNLANPSLLFHIQLMVYLCC
- the LOC110613809 gene encoding uncharacterized protein LOC110613809 isoform X6, with the protein product MTGIVHQVSCPCMPEQKGMVERRYRVIGELGIAKQGDSILGAIPLSNSSVDVTQVSVFPVEDIGQMKFVQPLVLAVQAPETILATTTNSEAVAQVVVLSSLAATVSSQLPALQEQSETAELVEIPADREESIVASSPYAAVVQPAENTEPVVDSAAASSPAIWIPAGNASSMEASAETTVEVSSSILDCKTTRSLQPGELTSSSAEPVENQQQVTTLQQPIQVRNDNLELLQDQ